Proteins from a genomic interval of Clostridium sp. 'deep sea':
- a CDS encoding alkaline phosphatase family protein: MKKTLIIVITIFLLFTGCKSSNDVLPDLTIRGDISQVIKLNDIWEELKTEKIEYNSEKIMAIKVQDLLNKIELLSSESEIYFKAVDRFTIKLTAKTMSNTYIGYSPTKKWVYISKKHPVNSGIKNISEMIIVNSSQEKNYEKGLNIIVANKTIHYSTGQLLTMPYTVQNFSDGISRKEADGAVYTVDVMQQRKVLELTNFVKEPIKSTLVMDSQGEYEYITCNGLVEVSDKGINYITQDKTYRDIVGIMVNPPQTTVMDCFNDSLHYLKQNTDVMVLFIDGFSYNQYLTIKDNKDLFIANLQNVKKANTVFKPVTNAGFAAMITGEPPKVNGVLNRDYRELKVATIFDKASELNKKAILIEGNINILKTNLMPTLNIDLNNSGSNDDEIYNTALAEIDQGYNLFFVHFHSVDDYGHNYGDMNAKTLANIKLIDSYVKTLVEKWSGKVILVADHGMHTTADGGSHGEFRAEDLFIPYAVFEGGKN; this comes from the coding sequence ATGAAAAAAACTTTAATAATAGTAATTACCATATTCTTGTTGTTTACAGGTTGTAAATCAAGTAATGATGTTTTACCAGACTTAACAATTAGGGGAGATATTAGCCAAGTTATAAAGTTAAATGACATTTGGGAAGAGCTTAAAACAGAAAAAATTGAATACAATAGCGAAAAAATAATGGCAATTAAAGTACAGGATTTACTCAATAAAATAGAGTTGCTTAGCTCAGAGAGCGAGATATATTTTAAGGCAGTTGATAGATTTACCATAAAGTTAACTGCAAAAACCATGAGTAATACGTATATAGGCTACTCACCTACCAAAAAATGGGTATATATATCTAAAAAACACCCTGTAAATAGTGGCATAAAAAATATCAGTGAAATGATTATTGTTAATAGCTCACAAGAAAAAAACTATGAAAAGGGTCTTAATATAATTGTAGCAAATAAAACCATACATTACTCTACTGGTCAATTACTAACAATGCCCTATACTGTTCAAAATTTTTCGGATGGTATCTCACGTAAAGAGGCTGATGGAGCCGTATATACAGTAGATGTAATGCAGCAACGTAAAGTTTTAGAGCTAACTAATTTTGTTAAAGAGCCTATTAAAAGCACGTTAGTTATGGATAGTCAAGGTGAGTATGAGTATATTACTTGTAATGGTTTAGTTGAAGTAAGTGATAAAGGTATTAACTACATTACGCAAGATAAAACATATCGAGATATAGTGGGTATAATGGTTAACCCTCCTCAAACCACTGTAATGGATTGCTTTAATGATAGTCTACATTATTTAAAACAAAATACCGATGTAATGGTACTATTTATTGATGGATTTTCTTATAATCAGTATTTAACAATTAAGGATAATAAAGATTTGTTTATTGCCAATTTGCAAAATGTAAAAAAAGCAAATACTGTATTTAAACCTGTTACCAATGCTGGTTTTGCTGCAATGATTACTGGTGAACCACCCAAAGTAAATGGTGTGTTAAATAGAGACTATCGGGAGTTAAAGGTAGCTACCATATTTGACAAAGCTAGTGAGTTAAATAAAAAAGCCATATTAATAGAGGGCAATATAAATATTTTAAAGACTAATTTAATGCCTACCTTAAATATTGACCTTAACAATAGTGGCTCAAATGATGATGAAATTTATAATACTGCTTTAGCAGAAATTGATCAAGGATATAATTTATTTTTTGTACATTTTCATAGTGTTGATGACTATGGTCATAACTATGGTGATATGAACGCTAAAACACTAGCCAATATTAAATTAATTGATTCTTATGTTAAAACATTGGTTGAAAAATGGAGTGGTAAAGTAATTTTAGTTGCTGATCATGGTATGCATACTACAGCAGATGGTGGTAGCCATGGAGAGTTTAGAGCAGAGGATTTATTTATTCCTTATGCAGTATTTGAGGGAGGAAAAAACTAG
- a CDS encoding YbjQ family protein has protein sequence MILVNTDYIEGKKFEMLSIVKGSTIQSKNVGKDILSGFKTLVGGEITAYTEMMNEARAIATKRMVQEAEKLGADAVVNIRYASSAVMSGAAEVIVYGTAVRFIHM, from the coding sequence ATGATCTTAGTAAATACTGATTATATTGAAGGTAAAAAGTTTGAAATGTTAAGCATTGTTAAGGGTTCTACAATTCAATCTAAAAATGTAGGTAAAGATATTTTAAGTGGATTTAAAACCCTAGTAGGTGGAGAAATTACGGCCTATACGGAAATGATGAACGAAGCTAGAGCAATTGCCACCAAAAGAATGGTGCAAGAGGCAGAAAAGCTAGGGGCAGATGCAGTAGTTAATATAAGGTACGCCTCAAGTGCTGTGATGTCGGGTGCTGCTGAAGTAATTGTTTACGGTACAGCTGTAAGATTTATTCACATGTAA
- a CDS encoding ABC transporter ATP-binding protein, whose translation MLDVNNVSFNYKNSNIPILNNLNLQVKQGEVIGVVGLSGCGKTTLMHVLNGLIPQRINGEFTGIVKINNINIASKDLSELATIVGTVFQDPDNQLFFSRVEDEIAFGPENLCVEPAEIKQRIKSVTQLLNIEHLLPRNPNTLSGGEKQLVVIAAILSLNVKLLILDECMTQVDTQGKELIMNAIKKLKQNKTTIIMVEHDYNNLSLADKVYHLKDGQLTLFNGDMKK comes from the coding sequence ATGCTTGATGTGAATAATGTTAGCTTTAATTATAAAAACAGTAACATACCTATTTTAAACAACCTAAATCTTCAAGTAAAACAAGGTGAAGTAATTGGAGTAGTTGGTTTAAGTGGTTGTGGTAAAACTACTCTTATGCATGTTTTAAACGGCTTAATTCCCCAAAGAATTAACGGAGAGTTTACGGGTATTGTTAAAATTAATAATATTAATATAGCTAGCAAAGATTTATCTGAGCTAGCTACTATTGTAGGCACAGTATTTCAAGACCCAGATAACCAGTTGTTTTTTTCACGAGTTGAAGATGAAATAGCCTTTGGCCCAGAAAACCTTTGTGTAGAACCAGCAGAAATAAAACAACGAATAAAATCTGTAACACAGCTTTTAAATATTGAACATTTATTACCTCGTAACCCTAACACTTTATCCGGTGGAGAAAAACAACTGGTAGTAATTGCAGCTATTTTAAGTCTAAATGTAAAGCTCTTAATCCTCGATGAGTGTATGACTCAGGTAGATACTCAAGGTAAAGAGTTAATCATGAATGCTATTAAAAAACTAAAACAAAATAAAACTACCATAATAATGGTGGAGCATGATTATAATAACTTGAGTTTAGCAGATAAAGTGTATCATCTAAAAGATGGACAACTCACACTCTTTAATGGGGACATGAAAAAATGA
- a CDS encoding diguanylate cyclase, whose amino-acid sequence MNKKLFKQLQSVIDYIEENILETIKITDLTNLVYMSKSSFYNVCSLVLGVPIKKYIRQRKLSHSAYDLIFSHKNILNIALKYGYSSSASYSRSFKQLYGLSPQHYKNFGKYYDAFPRIILINQNTGGKLMNCHIKNVAILNSVISNSAKGYLLDIDIDHFLNINKEFGSDIGDMVIVKVKKSLEEVLVKYSIKSKVIRIHGDEFAIVITDINTNHLEQLCKDMLIEVNKGLKHNIIFVPISISIGITSISNDDNIDLIDQAQSAMLAAKKAGKNQYKFVK is encoded by the coding sequence ATGAATAAAAAGCTGTTTAAACAACTTCAATCTGTTATTGATTATATTGAAGAAAATATCTTAGAGACTATTAAAATAACTGATTTAACTAATTTAGTTTATATGTCAAAATCATCGTTTTATAATGTGTGCTCTTTGGTATTAGGTGTGCCTATAAAAAAATACATTAGGCAACGTAAGCTTTCCCACTCTGCTTATGATTTAATATTTTCACATAAAAATATATTGAATATAGCTCTTAAATATGGCTATAGCTCGTCTGCCAGTTATTCAAGAAGCTTTAAACAGCTATATGGCTTATCACCTCAGCACTATAAAAATTTCGGTAAATATTATGATGCTTTTCCTAGGATTATTTTAATCAATCAAAATACTGGAGGGAAATTAATGAATTGTCATATCAAAAACGTTGCCATTTTAAATAGTGTAATAAGTAACTCAGCAAAAGGATATTTACTAGATATAGATATTGACCATTTTCTTAATATCAATAAAGAGTTTGGTAGTGATATAGGGGATATGGTAATAGTTAAAGTAAAGAAGAGTCTGGAAGAAGTTTTAGTAAAATATAGTATAAAATCAAAGGTAATAAGAATACATGGTGATGAATTTGCAATTGTAATAACTGATATTAACACAAACCACTTAGAACAATTGTGTAAAGACATGTTAATAGAAGTGAATAAAGGTCTTAAACATAATATTATTTTTGTACCTATCTCCATTAGTATAGGTATTACTTCAATTTCTAATGACGATAATATAGATTTAATTGATCAAGCTCAATCAGCCATGTTAGCTGCCAAAAAAGCAGGAAAAAATCAATATAAATTTGTAAAGTAA
- a CDS encoding ABC transporter ATP-binding protein, whose protein sequence is MSFITLQNVNYNIKNNQILKNINLQLFQDQFTALIGHNGSGKTTLGKVIVAIIKAEGTVVIDSQNISSLTLPDIGRKIGYLFQNPNRQIFAPTVIEELTFVNRFCSAPISKEQVDDMLNIFDLNHLTEAKTYFLSQGEKQRLALATIMLNKPKYLILDEPTTGLDSLRKQQLSILLGKMTSLGIGTLMISHDSEFINKHATRTIELSKGEIINDTN, encoded by the coding sequence ATGAGTTTTATAACCTTGCAAAATGTTAACTATAACATAAAAAATAATCAAATTCTCAAAAATATTAACCTGCAACTATTTCAGGATCAGTTTACAGCATTAATTGGTCATAACGGTAGTGGCAAAACTACCTTAGGTAAAGTAATTGTAGCTATTATTAAAGCAGAAGGCACAGTGGTTATTGATTCGCAGAATATTAGCTCATTAACATTACCCGACATTGGCAGAAAAATAGGTTATTTATTTCAAAACCCTAATCGCCAAATATTTGCCCCTACCGTAATAGAGGAACTAACCTTTGTTAATAGGTTTTGTTCTGCGCCTATTAGTAAAGAGCAGGTAGATGATATGCTAAATATATTTGATTTAAACCACCTTACAGAAGCTAAGACCTATTTTTTGAGTCAGGGTGAAAAACAGCGGCTGGCATTAGCTACTATTATGCTGAATAAGCCCAAATATCTTATTTTAGATGAGCCTACAACTGGTCTTGACTCGCTTCGCAAACAACAGCTTAGTATACTTTTAGGAAAAATGACTAGTTTAGGGATAGGTACACTTATGATTAGCCACGATTCTGAGTTTATTAATAAACATGCAACAAGAACAATTGAGTTAAGTAAAGGGGAGATTATTAATGACACAAATTGA
- a CDS encoding energy-coupling factor transporter transmembrane component T, whose amino-acid sequence MTQIDPRTKLFVIVCLSTLAITFENLAVLVTILCLEILFALMLKAQVLPIFKKLRKILFLIIGIILLQSIFITNGNVIFALGKFKLLTDIGLIKGLGYLLRVLIIFLSGIIISTSSMRDLIQGLIQIKLPYDIAFMVSIGIKFVPLLMEQFQDTLRAIELRGIDIKRLKLKQKIEVYSYIFTPVIVSTLNKARYLAISIETRGFRAYPRRTSLYSLKLKSLDYFVMFISVIITISIIYINLKVI is encoded by the coding sequence ATGACACAAATTGATCCCCGTACTAAACTTTTTGTTATTGTATGTTTATCTACTTTAGCCATAACATTTGAAAACCTAGCAGTTTTAGTAACTATTTTATGTTTAGAAATATTATTTGCCTTAATGCTTAAAGCTCAGGTATTGCCTATATTTAAAAAATTGCGTAAAATACTCTTTTTAATAATAGGTATTATTCTTTTGCAAAGTATATTTATAACTAATGGTAATGTTATTTTTGCTTTAGGCAAGTTTAAGCTGCTTACAGATATAGGTTTGATAAAAGGTTTAGGTTACTTATTGAGAGTTTTAATTATTTTTTTATCGGGTATTATTATATCTACCTCTAGTATGCGAGATTTAATTCAAGGTTTAATTCAAATAAAGTTGCCTTATGACATTGCTTTTATGGTTTCAATAGGCATTAAGTTTGTGCCTTTATTAATGGAACAGTTTCAAGATACTTTAAGGGCAATAGAATTGCGGGGTATAGATATTAAAAGACTTAAGCTTAAACAAAAAATAGAGGTATATAGTTATATTTTTACACCTGTAATAGTTAGCACCTTAAACAAAGCTAGGTATTTAGCTATTTCTATAGAAACAAGGGGTTTTAGGGCTTACCCCCGTAGAACAAGCCTTTATTCATTAAAGTTAAAATCATTAGATTATTTTGTAATGTTTATTAGTGTAATTATTACCATATCTATAATTTATATAAACTTAAAAGTTATTTAA
- a CDS encoding molybdopterin-dependent oxidoreductase, whose product MNKRIIKSVSLFLAIILVFSLAACSNKQTDVVFQYDGNLKIVNGDTSFEIAFNDIFKMKSVTKTVKSVSSSGEELTSEVKGVLLNTLLATKNLKREDYHSIRFIAGDGYQIDVPKEIISQKEIILGYEFNGEPLEEKKQPLRPAIDDVRSMYFVSNLVEIQLNTAPNNGEVEKVDKVIILETEAKHLEQHDYTYYESTDKAIKVADLFTKYNVSADLSAKIIATENFVKTEKNNVLTTGFFKITGEARPLFLSPDLPKGMHVKNIVTVSTNNKVFLSAEQAIATLPTRDVNGTTGAKLEEVMKLVNLNEEFYVLTADDGYAVEVTKESLEHGILYINDKGQYKITFDETMPKSTTVKYIHSFSKGDGKNAIATTAKSDSTPTGSDAVAGEWSIMFEGLSDGSFEFTSDRAERKLELVNIDTTITKNDKEVKDSYSGYRVLDILKFLKVTDFNKLVLTASDGYALEFSKEEITENTIFAVAKNDEAMKDEDLVRLVQDSQFATKWIKSVNKVTVK is encoded by the coding sequence ATGAATAAAAGAATAATTAAGAGTGTTTCTTTATTTTTAGCAATTATTTTAGTATTTTCTTTAGCAGCATGTTCTAATAAGCAGACAGATGTAGTATTTCAGTATGATGGTAACCTAAAAATAGTTAATGGCGATACCAGTTTTGAGATTGCTTTTAATGATATATTTAAAATGAAGTCTGTAACAAAAACAGTTAAATCAGTAAGCTCTAGTGGTGAAGAATTAACAAGTGAAGTTAAAGGTGTTTTATTAAACACTTTATTAGCAACTAAAAACCTAAAACGAGAGGACTACCATTCTATTAGATTTATAGCTGGTGATGGTTATCAAATAGATGTTCCTAAAGAAATAATTTCACAAAAAGAAATTATTTTAGGCTATGAATTTAATGGTGAGCCTCTTGAAGAAAAGAAACAACCACTAAGACCTGCTATAGATGATGTCCGTTCTATGTACTTTGTATCTAATTTAGTTGAAATTCAATTGAATACTGCACCCAATAATGGCGAAGTAGAGAAAGTTGATAAAGTCATTATTTTAGAGACAGAGGCTAAACATCTAGAACAACACGACTACACTTATTATGAGAGTACCGATAAAGCTATAAAAGTAGCAGATTTGTTTACCAAGTATAATGTAAGTGCTGATTTAAGTGCTAAAATTATTGCTACCGAAAACTTTGTTAAAACAGAAAAAAACAATGTTTTAACTACTGGTTTCTTTAAAATTACGGGTGAAGCAAGGCCATTATTCCTTTCACCAGATTTGCCAAAAGGCATGCATGTTAAAAATATTGTTACAGTTAGTACTAATAATAAAGTATTTTTATCTGCTGAACAGGCTATTGCCACCTTACCAACACGAGACGTTAATGGCACTACCGGTGCTAAGCTTGAAGAGGTAATGAAGTTAGTGAATTTAAACGAAGAGTTTTATGTGTTAACAGCAGATGATGGTTATGCAGTTGAGGTAACTAAAGAAAGCTTAGAGCATGGTATTTTATATATTAATGACAAGGGTCAATATAAAATAACATTTGATGAAACCATGCCAAAATCTACAACAGTTAAATATATTCACAGCTTTAGCAAAGGTGATGGTAAAAACGCGATAGCTACTACCGCAAAAAGCGACTCAACACCTACTGGTTCAGATGCTGTTGCAGGTGAATGGTCTATTATGTTTGAGGGATTAAGTGATGGCTCTTTTGAGTTTACCAGTGATAGAGCTGAGCGCAAACTAGAGTTAGTAAATATCGATACAACTATTACTAAAAATGATAAAGAAGTTAAAGATAGTTATTCCGGTTATCGAGTGTTAGATATATTAAAGTTTTTAAAGGTTACAGACTTTAATAAATTGGTTTTAACAGCTAGTGATGGTTATGCATTAGAGTTTAGCAAAGAGGAAATAACTGAAAATACTATTTTTGCAGTAGCCAAAAATGATGAGGCTATGAAAGATGAAGATTTAGTGCGTTTGGTGCAAGATTCACAGTTTGCTACAAAATGGATAAAAAGTGTAAATAAAGTTACTGTAAAGTAA
- a CDS encoding metalloregulator ArsR/SmtB family transcription factor yields MIFSNLHVELKTSTVLDLFLYLLAKQNTGVFFENEEEIDNSILTEISSFIPKNNLEVAEENLIEVIKGEFINDDNSKSKHKLLTLLHNMVNKNYLALTKNKHFYIKWWQETCINSIAEVPSFIENETGQKVSKQHYDLILESKKVFIIPSLYIYPQIGFNFINNNAYILLGLAKQKSVNTPTNIIAQGFSALGEIKRLAIIELICQHPKIQSKEIAERVSLKPATVSHHLNTLVQAGIISRYRNGRQVTFSLEKSRMNLLVNYLKLIRQVK; encoded by the coding sequence ATGATTTTTAGTAATTTACATGTTGAGCTTAAAACATCAACTGTTTTAGACTTGTTTTTGTATTTATTAGCAAAACAAAATACAGGTGTATTTTTTGAAAACGAAGAAGAAATAGATAATAGTATATTAACTGAAATATCAAGTTTTATTCCTAAAAATAATCTTGAAGTTGCAGAAGAAAATTTAATTGAAGTTATTAAAGGGGAGTTTATTAACGATGATAACTCAAAATCTAAACATAAATTGCTTACGTTATTACATAACATGGTTAATAAAAATTATTTAGCCTTAACTAAGAACAAACATTTTTATATTAAGTGGTGGCAAGAAACCTGCATAAATAGCATAGCTGAGGTACCTAGTTTTATTGAAAATGAAACAGGTCAAAAAGTTAGCAAACAGCATTACGATTTAATTTTAGAATCTAAAAAGGTTTTTATCATACCATCACTGTATATTTACCCACAAATTGGCTTTAACTTCATTAATAATAATGCCTATATATTGCTTGGACTTGCTAAGCAAAAAAGTGTAAATACACCAACTAATATTATAGCTCAAGGTTTTAGCGCTTTAGGTGAAATAAAGAGATTAGCTATTATAGAATTGATTTGCCAACATCCAAAAATTCAGAGCAAAGAAATTGCTGAAAGAGTAAGTTTAAAACCGGCTACAGTTTCTCATCATTTAAATACCTTAGTGCAGGCTGGAATTATATCTCGTTATAGAAATGGGCGACAGGTAACATTTTCACTGGAAAAATCTCGAATGAATTTATTAGTTAATTACCTAAAATTAATAAGGCAGGTGAAATAA
- a CDS encoding FMN-binding protein, whose translation MKEQGYSVVHRVKKAETSNIIRVYKTKEGSIVQIVHSEGYKSTIELLVAINNNYVEKVNILSQHETEDYGGYIKEQWFLNRLCLPITPKLNLIKINKVNANDVVAVTGATISSQAVVDGVNLCIDNYGGLKDE comes from the coding sequence ATGAAAGAGCAAGGCTATAGTGTAGTCCATAGAGTTAAAAAGGCCGAAACAAGTAATATTATTCGAGTCTATAAAACTAAAGAGGGCAGTATCGTGCAAATAGTTCATAGCGAAGGTTACAAAAGCACAATAGAGCTTTTAGTAGCTATAAATAATAATTATGTAGAAAAGGTAAATATACTTAGCCAGCATGAAACCGAGGACTATGGTGGATATATTAAAGAACAATGGTTTTTAAATCGCTTATGTTTGCCTATTACTCCCAAGCTTAATCTAATAAAAATAAATAAAGTTAATGCTAACGATGTTGTTGCTGTTACAGGGGCAACAATATCTTCACAAGCTGTTGTTGATGGTGTCAATTTATGTATAGATAATTACGGAGGACTTAAAGATGAATAA
- the mobB gene encoding molybdopterin-guanine dinucleotide biosynthesis protein B — protein sequence MKVFAVTGFTKSGKTTTIEEIIKELRRRNYTVGSVKDIHFEQFKIDKDGTNTHRHKLAGSQLVTARGLHETDILYQDQLDIYKIASFYDHDYLVVEGYDEANIPKIVTGKNTLDLDGKIDNRAFAISGRISAELKQYQGLKAINALTNVTELVDLIEKTAFEILPDFDEKCCGACGFNCRKMCELIIKGEKKRSDCIISDNNISLKINDNNIKMVPFVAKLVKKTVLAVVGELDGYQNNANIKIEIGYDKSNYKQS from the coding sequence ATGAAAGTATTTGCAGTTACAGGCTTTACAAAGTCTGGTAAAACAACCACTATAGAAGAAATAATTAAAGAGTTAAGGCGCAGAAATTATACAGTTGGTAGTGTAAAAGATATTCATTTTGAGCAATTTAAAATAGATAAAGATGGCACCAATACTCATAGGCATAAACTAGCAGGTTCACAATTAGTTACTGCCCGTGGTTTACATGAAACCGATATTTTATATCAAGATCAATTAGATATTTATAAAATTGCAAGTTTTTACGACCATGATTATTTAGTAGTAGAGGGTTATGATGAAGCAAATATTCCTAAAATTGTTACAGGCAAAAACACCTTGGACCTTGATGGAAAAATAGATAATAGAGCATTCGCAATTTCTGGCAGGATATCTGCTGAGTTAAAGCAATATCAAGGTTTAAAAGCAATAAATGCTTTAACAAATGTCACAGAATTGGTAGACTTAATTGAAAAAACAGCCTTTGAAATACTACCAGATTTTGATGAAAAATGCTGTGGAGCCTGTGGTTTTAACTGTCGTAAAATGTGTGAACTAATAATAAAGGGTGAAAAAAAGCGAAGTGATTGTATTATAAGCGATAATAATATATCCTTAAAAATAAACGATAATAACATAAAAATGGTTCCTTTTGTGGCTAAATTAGTAAAAAAAACCGTATTAGCAGTAGTTGGTGAACTTGATGGCTACCAAAATAACGCTAATATAAAAATAGAAATTGGTTACGATAAATCAAATTATAAACAGAGCTAA
- a CDS encoding ECF transporter S component yields the protein MKSKGIISNFSIFEIVIIALMAALGLASKPIVVPLAHMITAPLFIPGGAVAGGFYMMWIVLAAALVNKRGAATLTAFAQSLMIMIMGSFGSHGAISVLTYTLPGLMVDLCFLVFRRQITIPLDFFVAGIIANLSGTYLSNLVFFRLPAIPLTLSLASGALSGGLGGIIAYYISKKIADLGFDRYEGVNK from the coding sequence ATGAAAAGCAAAGGTATAATTAGTAACTTTAGTATATTTGAGATTGTCATAATAGCCTTAATGGCGGCTTTAGGTTTAGCCTCAAAGCCAATAGTAGTACCCCTAGCGCATATGATTACAGCTCCACTTTTTATACCGGGTGGTGCAGTTGCAGGTGGCTTTTATATGATGTGGATAGTGTTAGCAGCTGCCTTAGTTAATAAAAGAGGAGCAGCTACCTTAACTGCTTTTGCCCAGTCATTAATGATTATGATAATGGGGTCATTTGGTAGCCATGGAGCGATAAGTGTATTAACCTATACATTGCCTGGTTTAATGGTTGACTTATGTTTTTTAGTATTTAGAAGACAAATAACTATACCTTTAGATTTTTTTGTAGCAGGTATAATTGCCAATTTAAGTGGCACATATTTATCTAACCTAGTCTTTTTCAGGTTGCCAGCGATTCCTTTAACATTGAGTTTAGCTAGTGGGGCTTTATCAGGAGGATTAGGCGGGATTATTGCTTATTATATCTCCAAGAAAATAGCAGACTTAGGATTTGATCGATACGAAGGTGTAAATAAATGA
- a CDS encoding nitrous oxide-stimulated promoter family protein has translation MKSLTEKQLVSKMIQIYCAKHHHPPNDICSECLQLLEYCHLKLDSCPLKQAKPSCGRCTIKCYAKDMQEKIKAVMRFSGPRILFYEPIATIHYFIKKFYK, from the coding sequence ATGAAATCACTAACAGAGAAACAGCTAGTTAGTAAAATGATACAGATATATTGTGCCAAACACCATCACCCACCAAATGATATTTGTAGTGAGTGTTTACAACTCTTAGAGTATTGTCATTTAAAATTAGATAGCTGCCCCTTAAAACAAGCTAAACCCTCTTGTGGTCGCTGTACTATAAAGTGTTACGCTAAAGATATGCAAGAAAAAATAAAGGCTGTAATGAGATTTTCGGGACCTAGAATCTTGTTTTATGAACCAATTGCTACTATACATTACTTTATTAAAAAGTTTTATAAATAA
- a CDS encoding S8/S53 family peptidase → MKKILCFFIVVSILLTGCTQQPNAQRGSEDQDQYNTILSKNGELSIVTKPENLYINRGVITKMPKYYGSEKSFSVDIRSGDLTKLDLSNNYNDLMHADFDSKTQWPSNLPEGFDPQKIMELGKNPGLGLYDIHKKGITGKGIGIAIIDGSLLVDHIEYKDQLKLYEEIHLLNGDTASMHGPAVASIAVGKTVGVAPEADLYYIACTHGVYKEEGGFEHDLKWYSKSIDRIIEINRTLPNENKIRVISISFGIKSGRKGKKYVLNSIKRAEKEGIHTVFVGSNKFSGLGRDPLKSADNSTSFTEGKILQKLIKTGYESSNEHWKNQIKLKYGDSIFVPMDSRCFASPTGNNDYVFNRIGGCSWTVPYVAGLYALACQVNENVTPETFWKEASNTADILKYNNEEKLGLLVNPKNLLEKIEKLK, encoded by the coding sequence ATGAAAAAAATATTATGTTTCTTTATTGTTGTGTCTATTCTATTAACCGGATGTACACAACAACCAAATGCCCAAAGAGGTAGTGAAGACCAAGATCAGTATAATACTATACTCTCAAAAAACGGTGAGTTGAGTATTGTAACTAAACCTGAAAACCTATACATAAACCGTGGAGTTATTACTAAAATGCCAAAATATTATGGATCTGAAAAATCATTCAGTGTGGATATAAGAAGTGGTGATTTGACAAAACTTGATTTAAGTAATAATTATAATGACTTAATGCATGCTGATTTTGATAGTAAAACACAATGGCCAAGTAATTTACCTGAAGGATTTGATCCTCAAAAAATTATGGAGTTAGGTAAAAATCCTGGGTTAGGTTTATATGATATTCATAAAAAAGGAATTACTGGTAAGGGAATTGGTATTGCAATTATTGATGGGAGCCTGTTAGTTGACCACATTGAATATAAAGATCAGTTAAAACTCTATGAAGAGATTCACCTTTTGAACGGAGATACAGCATCTATGCATGGCCCAGCTGTGGCATCAATAGCAGTTGGTAAGACTGTTGGAGTAGCACCCGAAGCAGATCTCTATTATATTGCTTGTACTCACGGTGTTTATAAAGAGGAAGGTGGGTTTGAGCATGACCTAAAATGGTACTCAAAATCAATTGATCGTATTATAGAAATCAATAGAACTTTACCAAATGAAAATAAGATTAGAGTTATATCAATCTCATTTGGTATTAAATCAGGGCGAAAAGGAAAGAAATATGTACTTAATTCAATAAAACGAGCCGAAAAAGAGGGTATTCATACTGTGTTTGTAGGTAGTAATAAATTTTCAGGTCTGGGACGTGACCCTTTAAAAAGTGCTGATAATAGTACATCATTTACAGAAGGTAAAATCTTGCAAAAACTTATAAAAACAGGATATGAATCCTCTAATGAACACTGGAAAAATCAAATAAAATTAAAATATGGAGATTCAATATTCGTTCCAATGGATTCTAGGTGTTTTGCTAGTCCTACAGGTAATAATGATTATGTCTTTAATAGAATTGGTGGCTGTAGTTGGACTGTACCATATGTTGCTGGTTTATATGCTTTAGCTTGCCAAGTAAATGAAAATGTAACACCAGAAACCTTCTGGAAAGAGGCTTCCAATACAGCGGATATACTAAAATACAATAATGAAGAAAAACTTGGTCTATTAGTTAACCCTAAAAATTTGCTAGAAAAAATTGAGAAGTTAAAGTAG